CTTATGGAAAACAAAACACCCCACTGATATTTTTACTAATCATGATTATGTAATTATTCCAGTTTAGattattataaatacataatCTCAGAAATGTTGTGTTATATACATTTTCtaactgttaaaaataattattattattatttttactgagGTGAAATGATATGCTTCATTATTAGGCTGACTCATGTTATGTGAGAATTGTTAGTGATAGGTATGTATAATTTTTGTGAACCAGatgtgtaaaatttattattatatctcATGAGGGCTGTTGTAGAGTATCAACACAGTCCCCACGCAGAATCAATTTTGCCAATCATGTTTAAAATCTGTTGCTGTTACTATTTAAATGAGTAGGTTGTTGATTGCATAGTATTGACTGTTGTTATATATAGTAGAGCTTCTTCTCCACTTAATCTGGACTTCAAGAGttctttgtaataatttttttaaggatctGTTGATACCTTCACATAACCAGCTCTAAAATGGTTTAATGTATGACCAGCCATAacagttattatatatatatatattctttcccaCAGCAAAAAATATGGTGTAACCAACCCATGAAAGATGACAATGGAGGAAAAAGTTCTGAAATGGCAAAAATTTTCTGAAGAGGGACTGGACCTGGACTACGCGGTGCTTCTGCCACGTGATGCGGCCTCGCATCTGTTGCAGCAGCTGGAGCGGGTGGTGACTTACCTGCCCCCGGAGGTTGCCAGGGTCAGAGTGTTTGGTCGATGGCACCCTATTCCACGGCAACAAGTAATCCTCATTTCGCATGTCTACCGTTCTTCAACCACACCTTCACACTCTCTTCTGTGCACCGTCCATATTCATATGTTCAGGTGGTTGTAATCTGTACACTTATTGCATTTCAATATCCTGTTATTTCTGTGGTATATCACTTAAGtacattttaaagtaattattatttaaaaaattttaatagctaTAATAGACActtgttttacttatttaattttcaaataagttgaaaattttaaaatatttaagtagtGCTCTGAATGTTCATGCAGTTGGTAGGTTTAATATATGTGCTAAATTATTGCTATTGATATCAGTCCATAAAATGTTTGCTGGAAGTAGTTTAGAGCAGGCAGTAGTCTGACATTTGGTACAAATAAAACAAGTTGTTTTATGtcctatttaaaataattttccttatcGGTCGCCAAGAACTAATCTTTTGCAAAGCCAACATATTTATAAATTTCCTTAAAACGTTAAAATCTCAAGCAGTTGTTTTGAAGGTCCTATCAGTACAAAAATGCACTCCTGTTTGTGTTCAGGTGGCTTTTGGAGATGCAGGCTTGATGTACAGGTTTTCTGGGAATACAATATTTGCGGGCGAATGGCCGTGTGTCGTGAGAGAGCTGAGAGACCATCTGTACAAGGTCACGGGCGAGTTCTACAACTTTGTGCTTGTCAACAGGTGTGTgtgcaatttttaaaaacaattttgctAGGTGCAGTCACACTGAAATGTGTTGCTTGACTTTACCGAAGGATCACCAGTTTACGCTAGTGATCTCGTGTGCAGACTATGTATTTATACTGTTTTACTAATACAGATTttagtaaaacatttatttatattatataaagaccttttttccccattttttataggttatttattttatatagttaTTAGCTAATGCACCCGTGCCTCACTATGGCAGGCTACAGTCTCATTAGACATGCcccctcgtgggtacgccaccaAAGTgcctttaacaaaaaaaaaaaaaaaaggatcaaaatataactttgaatatcaatttataaaataaaattgttagatTTAAGATAAACTGGAAgcaacaaaaaaccaaagatgcCATCTTGTATTCAACAGTTTTCGAGAGCCTTCGAGCTCACATTTATTTAACTAATACTGCATCAATATGATGGCAAAGACTATGATTACAGAAAGACTGGATTATGATCGGAAAGTGAATGAGCATAAACAATGTAATTGCTATTGCCAAAAAGaatgaagaaagcatcaacaatgcaatgacCATATCTAATTAAAAAACTAAGgtgaattttggaaaaaaatctcTAGGTGCAAACAAACCTTGCTGGAGAAAACATGTACCAAATTTCACAGCACAAGGCCTCACCGTTTCCACGCTATGCGAACTACAGACAGACAAACATTATCCTTAATTAATATAGATAGAATGGTAGTAATAATAATACTGAGAGTGTCTGTCCGTAGTTTGCATAGCTCAAAGATGGTGAGACGTAGAGCTATGAAATTTGGCATGTGGATCCTACAGGAGGGTCTGCTTGCTCTGTGCAGCTATGAAAATAACATACCAATTTACTTCCGTAAGTTAagcactaaaatttttttttgccttttttaataAGAGTTACGTTAGGAAAAATGTTTCTGCAGCTAACAAATATTTGGAGTATTTAAAGTAATTTAGAAAGGGCTTGATATTGTGACCAAAGGCTATAAAATCTGGCATGTTCGAAATCACGGTCATGCCGGATAACAGATTTTGCTGTATTATCGAATGTTGTCATAGTTTTAAtggaaatacagaaaaaaaaagaatgtagAGCTTAATGATGTTGAAAACAAGTTGTAATGAGCTACTCTTTGGGGAGAAAAATTACACATGACCATTACTGTTTCAGGCCTCCGACTATccgcacacatacagtgtgcagagttTCAGATAAAAACCATGCATTTTGAAACTGCTCAATATGTCTGAGAGGGTCTGTttgtgaaaagcatttaagaatacgctgggggcggatgagtagttttaATTccccatttaatttttaaactgtaattttagaagagtgaaaatggcttgtttttggaataatttttaggcatgaaacatccaatacagattcttgaaagcagttgaggaacttgcattacacctttatcttcatttctacgccatgTAATGTAACGGTTACAGCTCAGTTTTCAGTTTCCCAATGCTTACAACTAATGTGCGACCAGGGTTAAGTGAGCATCGCACTCATCATCCTGCCTCACCAACTAGGCGGGACCCTTAAAATAAGTCTCCAATATCATATTCTCATCAAACACCCAcatccaccaaaaaaaaaattagaatgagTAGTTCCATCTGCATCCGACTACAGAATGTGCCAATCTGAAGATGCCAAATTAATGAGAGTAGGCTGTATTtaggttttaaataattttgaacggatttgataccGTGCCTACTAAGAAAGGTATGAATTTTTGTCCATAAACTCCTTGAGTTAATGGTTCGTGTTATCAAAAAATCTTTTGAACAAAAGATTATGGTAGGTACTACACTACTTAAGGAGGTATAAATAGTTACTTCAAACGGATGCAATATTTGTGTCAAGTAGATGGTCAATATTTTTTTGGTGtgagaaaaataatttagagGATTAGTGTTACGATATGGAAGCTGGCCCAGCAAATAAGAGTTTAGAAGAAAGATAGGATTTTTCAATTGatcataaaatagtaaaaataccAATACACCTATCCCTTACTTAGCACATCTTCAAATTGTGTGAATTCATTTAGAGCGATGTTAATtctactgccccagtcttgaaaagcatgtctgtaaatttcagttagtacgaaatcgccacaggcaaaaATAAAAGTCGGGTATGATGCCATGAAGTCTGCTTCAATTCGGTAAACAACttatgtgccgtggcatacagttagctattcaaaggggggaagagatgcttCCGCAGGTCTGTTTATGCTATCGGCAAACTTCAGTTGTGGCTacggagtgtaaaggaccaaatgtgtTTATGTCCGCGCGTATGCTGCCAGGCCATGCCGTTGTTGCCCGGCCACAGACAGGGccatgatgaacttcagtctagccttTGGAAGAGGAAACTCTCATgcacaaacacaaagcaacgtctgccaataactgtacgtgcgcaagcaACTGCAGTGGGAATCcatattggaatcatggcttccaagtgagagcataatgcatcgtgttcaagtatttgagacaaaactagaagtattatggcgtgcagaatgtcatgaaggccacacttaacCCTGGTCGCACATTAGTtgtaagcaagtcaactgtgcacacaatcgTATGAAACAAGGGCTCTATCAAACgttgttggttgtactagcaggaatatattGGACATTAGATACCGAAACAGAAATtcacagatgattcacatggaaaaagttgttaaatgaattgtgcaataaaaaataaaatcatgggcctgacaggattggtgtgaagcAATcagtgatacgcgaataagcactttaatttttgaaaaattaaaatgtaaaaatccgAACAGTCATTTatgtttcactgtcagtaaaggatggtttggaaagtacGTGGAAAGATACACGATGcaagttgaaggtcacgcccaggtGGATAAGCCAACCAGCAGACTGACGATAAGTACAAAACTACCTATCTCCCATTAAGCGGTGTCATTCTCAGTATTCTATGGTGGTAGACTTATAGAGATAAattgtg
This DNA window, taken from Bacillus rossius redtenbacheri isolate Brsri chromosome 3, Brsri_v3, whole genome shotgun sequence, encodes the following:
- the LOC134530683 gene encoding DNA oxidative demethylase ALKBH2-like isoform X1, with the translated sequence MTMEEKVLKWQKFSEEGLDLDYAVLLPRDAASHLLQQLERVVTYLPPEVARVRVFGRWHPIPRQQVILISHVYRSSTTPSHSLLCTVHIHMFRFSGNTIFAGEWPCVVRELRDHLYKVTGEFYNFVLVNRYRNGDDHMGEHRDDESELDPSAPIASVSLGQSRQFVLRHKDARKKGPDRRNISPVKITLEHGSLLMMNPPTNQYWYHSLPRRKNCPGVRVNLTFRRIIKNP
- the LOC134530683 gene encoding DNA oxidative demethylase ALKBH2-like isoform X2; this encodes MTMEEKVLKWQKFSEEGLDLDYAVLLPRDAASHLLQQLERVVTYLPPEVARVRVFGRWHPIPRQQVAFGDAGLMYRFSGNTIFAGEWPCVVRELRDHLYKVTGEFYNFVLVNRYRNGDDHMGEHRDDESELDPSAPIASVSLGQSRQFVLRHKDARKKGPDRRNISPVKITLEHGSLLMMNPPTNQYWYHSLPRRKNCPGVRVNLTFRRIIKNP